The Brassica napus cultivar Da-Ae chromosome C1, Da-Ae, whole genome shotgun sequence DNA segment aaaagcaATCGTTCATCGGAAGAGACGCAGACTGGAAGAACGCTCGCTCGCTAGCCTTTTACTATTCTGTAAATCAAAATCCTTTTCGCAAGCGATTCTCTGGTACTGTTCTTAGGTTTCGAAATCAATTTTTTCTTCTGGCGTTTTCATCCGGAGAAAGCGCCGGAGGTTTTGGAGTCAGCTCCTCACCGTCTCCAATCATCGTCTGCTATCCCTCACTGTCGCAGTCAGCTCCTCACCGTCTCGGAGCTTCACCGTGACCAAGCCTCTTCGTCTTGCTCTGCCGTCATCGTTGGGCTCCAGATCCGGCGAAGAGAAAGCTAGCTTCGCTGTGACCGAAGGCAGAGCAGACCAAGGACGGAATTAGTTACATCAACAGCCCAAAAGCCATGGACTCATCAGCTCGTCTCCAATATCCTCCTCTCTTTACCCAGATTCTTCTTCACTTCCCCACGTTCTATTGGTGTTCAAAAGGGTATATGTCTGATTATGTTCTTGTTTCTATTGGGGGTATGTTTGATCGGAAAACCGTAATAAAGAAGATGTGGGTTTAACAAAGACGTCTTGTTTATGGTCGGAGAAAacgttcagtcggttacaagaCAAATGAAGAGAATGCGACAGAGAGAAAGCCGGTGGCTCgatgagctaccggaaaagtacaactaacgacgagatgaagcaaaggtgaaaaccctaatctagctgTCAAGTGTTAGTCAATGATTTCGGATCCTTCTCTCGTTGTTTCCCCTTTCCCTTATATAGTCGCCCTGATGTTTCGTCCTTGACCTAATTTATgccatcttggtgggcctcctctGCCGGGCCGAAAAGCCCGTAGGCGTCCGAGCAGGCGCTGAGCCGAATATACTTCAGTCGACGATGATCgactaaaagtactcaagagtcaagccgagagacctgactcttGAGCCAACCGATCGAGCCGTCGCTCTACCCAGTCCGGGCCAGGCCTTTCGGTTCTTCGGGCCTTGTGGGGTGGTGAAATCCATCCTCTATAGCAAGTCCCCCCCAGTCCATTAGTGAGCGAAGTGCTTTCTGGCTCGTGATGGATTCTAAGGTTTGAAGGTTTGAGGGAATAGAAGGCCTGTCGGAAGGTTGGAGCGGTTGGTCGATGAGTCGCACAGCGTCGTTTTCTCGGAGGCGAGCAGTAGAGACTTTATCGCTCCTTTTGGTCGTTGTGTCGCCGTGAAGGTTCTGGAATATTTCCGCTTGAGGCCGATTAGTCGCGGATATTCAGGTCCCGACTGACATGTCTAAATTAAACGTCGGTTTATTCTGATTTTAAGATGACCGACGTCTGATTTAGACGAGAAGCTGAACCGTCGCGAGGGTCCGCTAGACATTTGGGAGAGTTTCGAGGATCAAATGGGCCCGTTTGAATTTAATGATGACGCCTCGAGTTTCCCCCCTTCTCTTCCTTTCATAACATGTCGAGAAGCGGAATCGTCGCGAGAGTCCGCTGGGTTTTTAGGGTGGATTTCGAGGCCCGATTAGCCCCGAATAGACCTAATGATAACGCCTCGAGTTTCCCCCtctcttttccttataaatatGCAGATCCTCTCTCATTTCTTCAAGTTTTTCTCCGTGATCAAAGgtgctttctctctctttcctttatCTCTCTAAGCGTTGTTAGATTCATTCGAAGCATTTTTCACCGTTCTGTTCCGCGATGTCGTCGGGTCAGAGGCTATCGAGGCAGCAGAAGGGGAAGGCAGTCGCAGTGGCGTCGAATCCGACAAGGAATCCCGACGGGGATCGTGTCGGAGATCCGGAGGCGATTTATCACGCGGCGATGATGGACACGGCGAATCTATCTCGTTCTCAGAGGCTTCTGGTCGCGGATGCTATGAGACTCGCGAGAGAAGGAAGTGAGAACGTCGTTGCGAGAGATGCAATAGAATGTTCGAGAGACGGGCAAAGCGGGGTGATGCCTGTTGACTCGGTCACCCTGAGAGCTCGACCTGCGGAGGGCGGTTCCTCGGAGGACGATGATTCTGAGGCCGAGTTATTCCCGACTACCTTTTACCCCGAAGGAATTTTTGAAGAGCTTCCTCAACTCCATCCCGACTTATTGCGTCCTGCCTTCTTGGCCGGTCAGGACTGGGAGGGCGTAGAGAAGACGAAGTCGACTCCGGGAAGTGTGAAGAGGGTTCTTCGGGCTGTGGGTGCCGTAGGCGTGACCTTCCTTGTGCCTACGGAAACGCAGAGACCTTGGTCTCCTCCGATGGGGTACCAGACGGTGTACGAATCCTATTTTCAGGAAGACACTCGTTGCTGGTTCCCCATCCCGCGACTGATCACATCATACGCCAGACGTCGAGATCTCGCGATCAGTCAGCTGCTGAATGGCTCGCTGCGACTAGCGGTCACTTTGTCGGTTTTGGCGGAGCAGATCGATATGCCGATGAGCGTTAGGTCGTTCGAGGAGATGACCTCGATAACCGATATGAAGGATGGCACTTACTCGGTGAAGATGCGACCGAAGTGCAATGTGTGTGCCGGTCATCCGAATAAGACGCAGAACTGGCAGCGTTCCTACTTCTTCCTTAAGTCCGACAGCTCGGCCTTCGAGGAGCCTCCCCAAGATGATTATCGAGTTCTTTGGAACCGTTCTTGCGGTAGAATATCCTGTCGCGAACCGTAAGCAATTTGTCGATTCTAaccatgcattttttttttctttgtatgcCGTCGGCCATCCTACCTCTCCAGTTTATCCCGAAGATTTCTTGAGGAGTGTTCGTGCCGTCGCTCTGCTTCGAATCTATCGTTGGTCCGAGATCTCCGTTGAGAAGATCCGTGAGCTTAAAGATCGAATCGCTCGAAGTACGTTCTCTCGCAGCTCTAGACTGTGTTCTTTTAGTCGCAAGGTTTATTTGTCGCGTCCTGACCCTTCTGCCTTATGTTTTCAGGAGAGTGGAGATCCAATCTTCCGACCGTTCTTATTCGCACTAAGTGACTAGACATCTTCCCGAGAGACTTCCAGAAACAAGTTTCCAAGGCAAAGAGGATGGGTACTCTTCCTGATTTGAGCGAGATAATAGCGGCCCAGCTGGGGCTGACTAGCGGGAAAGGACCCTCGATGACGGTTCCTCGTGCTGGCAAGGTTTTCCCTTCCGGTGCCAGAAGTGAGGGGAAGggcaagaaaaggaaaagaggcGACGGCTCGGGAGTCGAGAGGAGTACTGAGGAGACGAGTGATGTCCCTCCTTCTGGTGAAccccagaagaagaaaaagaagagaaggacAAAGAAGAAGTCCGCCGGCGAACAGTCGGAGAATGCTGACGAGCCGATCGAGCAAGAGGAGGAGGATGCTCGAGAAGAAGAACTTCTGCCCGAAGAGGGGGCTTCTGAGGCTGAAGTCTCGGGGGGACGGAATGATGAGGCGGGAGTAAGTGAAGGGGAGGAACGTGACACTTCTCTTAATGCCACCCGCTCGGGTGGTTCTGAGGAAGATAGCGAAGGTTCGCCACTCCTGATGAGGGGAAATGACGAAGACGATGATGAGAGGCGGTCTCCTGTTCTGACGTCTCCTCGCGAGAGAACTCCAGTTCCCATCGTGGGAGGGGCCGTCCAGACCGGTACTTCTTCCCGCGGCGCCGCTATCCTAAGGAGGGCACCTGGATTCAGCTTTCCCGACAAGGTCGACTTCCACTACGAGGGACCGGCTCCCTTAGTATACGTTCCAGAGAAATTTGGAGAGTTTCTCTGTCAATTAAGAGGGAGGGCGAAACCTCTCCCCGCTGTGAAAGACCTTATCTTCGGGAGTGAATACGAAGAAGCTGCGAGGGCCAAACTGCTGGTAAACGGCTTGgtcccctttttttttaaattccttgAGTCCTAACTTCTCACGATTTCCATTGTGTCGCGTGTTCAGGGTGATAGCACGATGAATGTCGTGATTGATAAATACGACACGGCCCTTAAAGGAGCCTTGGACGAGCTCGAGCTGGCCAAGAAAGAGTTTGCTGAGAAGGAGGAGGTTTCCGCTCGACAACTGAACGAGTCAAGGGCCAATCTGCAGAAGCTCAACGGGATGATGACCCGCACCGTTGCTCGACGCGATGAGTTTAAAGCCGCGCTGGAATCATCTCGAAGAGTCATCCGCGAGCTTGAACAGAAGAATGCTGATCTTGAGAGCGAGAGGGCTTCGCTCGCTGCCACGCACGAGCGAGAGATGAGACGCCTGAGGGACTCCAGAATTTTGGAGGTGACGAGAGAAAGGGGGAGTGTTGAGGCGGAAATGACCTCCAAGGCTAATCGTTGCTTCGCCAATATTCGTTCTCGAGAGGAGCATCAGGGTCCTTACGACGAGGCTCGGTTACTCCACAGCCAAGCCTTTGGGACTAGGAAGTGCCTCGAGGCCTTGAAAGGAGCCGGGAACGACATACCGCAAGCTTCTATTGATATGTTCGTCGAGCACGAGAGAAAGTACGAACAAGAGGCTGAGAAGGTTAAGGTTGGCGAAATTCCCGAAGGCGATCTCAGACTTTCTCCTCTTGTGTTGGAGTCTCAGTTCGTGGATGGTCGGATTCTGGCGGGTCTCGACCCGTATGGTTCCAATGCTGGCTTAATTGACCCAGAGACCGCGGTGAATCTGCATGTCTTGCCTACTCATCCGGTCGGAGAAAGGCGCGAGGATCCGACACTTCCTATTGACAACCCTTCGACTGTTCATGAGGAAGGAGTGCCTGGTCGAGGAGCTCGAGTCGATGGAGATAACGTTCCTGTCCTCGTGCTTTCGGACACTTTAGTCGAGGGTCACGATTCGCCGCCTCCAGAAGAGTCCCGTCGGGGCGGCGAGGAAAACACTGGCGAGGTGTCGGAGGATGCTGCGGTGCAAGTCTCTCCGATTTCCCGCGAATCGAGCGTCAGGGCTTCGGAGCTTTCCGCCCTTAATGATCGCGAGAGTGACCGGGAAGCTTAGTCTTGTTTGTTCGTTGTTTCTTTTGAGTCCCGGAGGACTTGTGTTGTTGCTTTTTAGACTTTTGCCTTTTGAGGCTTCTACTTTGTTGTTTTTCTTCTGCTATTTCCAACTCTTCGAATCGTATTATctgtttatcttttattgtaCTTGTCTATCAAATGCATGATTTCTCAAGATTCGAAGTGACTTTGTTTGTTTAGTATAAACGTTATTCGAGATACCGAATCGTTGTGGTGTTAAGCTCGtcatgactttgtctcggtCGATCTCTTTGACTCGCGATCGTTCGTCATTTGAGTTTCGACGTTAATTATGAGCTCTCGACGTTGACGGTTCCAAAACGATCCTAACGTAATTTTCAAGCGTTCGGTGGGCCAGACCTTACTTAGTAAATTACAGGGTGAGTTGGAGTCATTGTATCGGCCGTGTTGGTTTAAATCGCAGCACGGTCGACTCCCGTGAAtacgtgtctgatcaggacatatccAACGTGGGATGCGAGTACCGATACGCTTGTTCGAGAAGCCGGGGCATGCTCGTGTAGGCATCGCTTAAGTGATCGTCTGCTTGGGAGATCGATTCCTCGGGGAggaggtttgttttttttttttttcggctggacccctttttcttttgggctgcctacgtatccctttgtggaatcaagccattcgtagttcttagattgtgagtaaaagtggccttagAGACGCATatactcggttttttttttttttttaagcgaGAGAACGTGACCGTTGGTCGTTCTTTCGCCTTTTTAAAAGatcgagtaaaagtggcctttgtggcgcatttactcggtgaGGCGTTCGTCTCGACTAAGGATGGAAGAGGCGGAgatgtttggagttccaagctCTCGGTACTGCTTCGCCTGTTGAAGTCTCGAGACGGTATACTCCTGGTTTGATGACTTCGACtatcttgtatggtccttcccagttggctCCGAGCTTGCCGGCTTTCCACTCCTTAGTATTTTCGAAAACCTTTCTTAAGACAAGGTTGCCCATTTCGAGGGGACGTGATttgacctttttgttgtagtaGCTCTCGATTTGATGCTGGTAATTCTGGATACGGAGTAATGGTTGGTCGCGCTTTTCCTCGATGTTGTCGAGTGCGTCAAGTAGCATATCGCGGTTGAGTTTGGCGTTTTGTGGCATTCGCGATCGGCGCAGACTCGTCACATTCACTTCTGCGGGAGCCATTGCCTCGACGCCGTAGGCCATCGAGAAGGGTGTAGTCTTCGTCGCACCGCGAGGAGTTGTTCTGTGGGACCACAGGACACCGTCTAGTTCATCTGCCCAGCAACCTTTCTTTAAGTCGAGTCGTTTCTTCAGACCGTCAATGATGGTCTTGTTCGTCGACTCGGCTTGGCCGTTACTTTGCGGGTTTCTCGGGGTCGACATGTTGAGTCGAATTCGCCATCTGTCGCAGAATCCCTTGAAATGATGCGAGATGAATTGTGAACCGTTGTCTGTGATGATCTCGTATGGGAGCCCGTGTCGGCAGATTATGTTCTTCCAGACGAAGTTTTGCACCTCCTTGTCGGTGATGCTGGCATAGGCTTCGGCTTCAACCCACTTGGTGAAGTAATCTGTGAGGACCAGGATGAACTTCTTTTGGCGAGATGCCGGCATCGGACCGatgatgtccattccccatcgcatgaTTGGGTATGGAGCAGTTAGGGTATGGAGGAACTCCGTTGGGCTGTGTATGGTGGAAGCATGACGCTGGCATTTGTCGCACTTGCGCACGTATGTCTCGCAGTCGGCGTTCATGGTTGGCCAGTAGAATCCGAGATTCTTCAATTTTAATGCGATAGCTCGTCCGCCCGAGTGATTGCCTGCTGCTCCTTCATGTGTTTCGGCCATGACTAGTCTCGTTTCTTCGCCGGCGATACATTTGAGTAGCACCTTCGTCGCGGTCCATAGGTGTAGTTCCCCATCCATGACAACGTAGTGTGCGCTACGTCGCTTTAGTCGCCGCGCGTCCCATTTCTTGATGGGCAATAAACCTTCAGCGAAGTAATCGATGAGTTCCTTGCGCCAATCTATTGGCTGATCATCTTGCGAAGGAGGTTCTGCTTCGTCGATGTCCATCGCTTCGCTAATCGCTGCTGCAATCGCAGTCTGTTCTGCTTTCGTGTCGATGCTCGGTTTCTCGATTTTATGGATTGGGATTGTCGTCTTGACTTGATCGTGTTGCTTGCTTCCTAGAGCAGCGAGGGCGTCGGCACAGACATTTTCTACGCGaggaaccttcgtgagttcgaagaactcgaagtctcgcgtgaggtcttggacgagtttgaggtaggcgtccatccTTTTGTTGCGGACGTCGTAATCGCCGAGGTACTGGCTTACGACAAGttgagagtcgcagtaagcgctgATTCTTTTGGCTTTCACTGCCTTGGCGAGACGGAGTCCTGCGATGAGGGATTCGTActcagcttcgttgtttgacGCCGCAAGACCAAAACTGAATGACTGCCGGATGAGTTTTCCTGTTGGTGATTGCAGTTGCACTCCTGCTCCCGACCCTTTACTCGTGGATGAACCGTCGACGTGTAGGATCTAGTTTACACTTGGTAGGATGAGGTCTTGCTCCAGCTCTGGTGTTAACTCGATCAAGAAGTCGGCAAGGACCTGTGACTTTGCTGCTGTGCGATTCTTGTACACGATGTCATGTTCGCTCAGCTCCATCGCCCATTTAGTCAACCGCCCTGACTGGTTAGTATTCTGCATAACCGTTCGGAGTGGTTGGTTGGACAGTACGTCAATCGTGTGCGAGTGAAAGTAGGGTCGCAGTTTCCTGGCCGAGGTGACGACAGCTAAGGCCATCTTTTCGAGTGTTGGGTATCTCGTCTCCGGCTCGGTCATTCTTTTACTGgtgtaaaagattggtttctGTTCTCCCCGATCTTCTCGAATGAGCACGCTGCTGACGGCGGAGGATGTGACGGCTATGTAGAGAGACAATGTGTCGCCGGCTTCTAGCTTCGATAGTACTGCGGGGGTTGTGAGGtaatgcttgagttgattgaaCGCCTCCTCGCACTTTTCGTCCCAGACGAACCTCTTATTGCCACTTAGTAGCTCGTAGAAGGGAAGACACTTATCGGTTGATCGCGAGATGAACCTGTTGAGAGCTGCTATGCTTCCGGTTAGTCGTTGTACTTCGTGGCTGTTCTTCGGGCTTGGAAGGTCGAGGATTGCCGAGATCTGCTTGGGGTTAGCTTCGATTCCTCGCTGAGTGACAAtatagccgaggaattccccggAAGTGACACCAAAGGTACACTtggccgggttgagcttcatcccgtagtcgttcaagatcttgaagcagTCGCGTAAGTTGTTTAGGTGATCGTCGGCCTTGAGTGATTTGACTAACATATcgtcgatgtacacttccatggtgTTGCCAAGCTGATCAGCGAACATTCGGTTGACGAGTCGCTGATAAGTCGCGCCGGCGTTCTTTAGCCCGAAGGGCATCACCTTGTAGCAGTAGGTTCCTCTGTCGGTGATGAATgctgtcttctcgcgatcgtcgggatgcatcaagatctggttgtatcccgagaaagcgtccatgaaggttaggAGTTCGTTACCAGCAGTTGATTCGACGAGACGATCGATATGAGGGAGTGGGTAACTGTCCTTTGGGCACgccttgttgaggtccgtgaagtcgacgcatatgcgccatttgccgtttttctttttgacgacaACCGGATTGGCCAACCATTCGGGGTATCAGACTTCGGTAATGAAACCCGCGTCGAGGAGCCTGTCGGCTCCTTCGTTTACGGCTTTAGATCGTTCTGGACCGAGTTTTCGTCGCTTCTGTCGGATGGGTTTGAACGTCGGGTCGATGTGCAGTTCATGGGAGGTAACTGCGGGGTCGATCCCCTTCATGTCGGAAGTCTTCCAGGCGAACGTCGAGGCGTTGTctttgatgaaagagatgatccttGAACATATGTCGTCGGACAGGTAGACGCCAACTCGGATGATTTTTGTCGGGTCGGACTCATCGATTGCGACTTCGCGAACTTCCTCCTTTTGGGGGTATATCTTGTGGAGTGGTTTACTGACGGAGTTGACAAGGGAAGCCTGTTGCTGCATCTTTACAGTTGCGATTAGTAGTTCTCTCGCGGCTTGTTGATCTCCCCGAATCGTCTGTGTTTTGCCGTCTTTTCCGGGAAACTTGACGCATTGATGATAAGTCGAAGGAACGGCTTTCATGGAATGAAGCCATGGTGTTTCGAGTATGGCATTATAAGGTGATTTGGCGCGGATGACGTAGAACTTGACGGTGCGGGTTATACCACCTTCGTATACTGGAAGACGAATTGTCCCGATCATTTGCTCCGAGGCTCCGTTGAAGCCGGTGAGCGTGCGAGAGGAAGGCTTCATATCCCTTAAATCAACTCCCATTTTGTCGAGTGTGTCGCGAAAGATGAGGTCGACTGAGCTGCCGGTATCAATAAGGACTTTTGCGACTAGGCATTCACTGATGTCAAGGTCGACGAGGAGAGGATCGTTATGTGGCATGTGGACGCCCTTGGTGTCTAGTGCCGAAAAAGTGATCTGGTGATCATTTTCGACTGGAGAATGCCACTTTTTAGAGGTGGTTGCTTGACGTTTGTAATCTTTGACGGCTCGACCGAGTCACCGCAAGGTGGTGATCCGCCCTTTATGACGCTAATGTGCGGGGCTCGGCTAGCTCGCAATGATTCGAGTTGCTTTCTCAGATCGTCAGTTGTGTTCTCGAATTTAGGAGTTTCTGCAGgctgtttcttttttgattcgagacgtcgtcgcagatcggatcctttcgaacggtttagtTGGATTCGCAGGTCGTCGGCCTTCGAATTGAGCTGGTCACGTAGGTTGCCAATTTGACCGACTCTCCGGACGTTGCACTTTGAGATGGTCGCACGGAGGTCGGCGGTTCCTGTGTTTTCGTTCGTAGCGCTCTTTCGCTTCAATAGAATGCGCAGGTCTTTATCTGTTGTCGAAGGAGCGAGAGACTGCTTATCCTTGCTGTCCAATTTATCGCGCAGATCTTGTTGCACTGTCGGGACGTCATCATCAGAGGAGTCACAAGGGCGAGAGAGTATGACTTCCACTCGTCGCCGGTGACGCGGGTGTTCATCTTCTGACGAATCGTTGGCGGGGCCGACGTTGTTGACGGGAGTGCGCTCAGGGCTTACTCTTTCCTCGCTCGGGGCCGTGTTCTTTTGAGACTtctgtgccttcttctccttgttcttactCCAGCTTTTGGTGTTTTTCAGTGTCGTAGGAGAAGGTGGGCATTTGGATTGTCCCATTAGTGATCCCGTCGAAAAACGGCCCGATGAGGACCTTGCATTCCTTCGTATCATGGGAATCCCTTTTGTGATAGAGGCACCATTTTTTTGGCTCCTCGGAGTTTGAACTCGCTGGTTCGGATGAGCTTGACTGCTTTGGAGCGGAGTCTCTATCCCAGTGGTTCCAGCCTTTCTCTCGCGTGATGGCTGCTGATTTTGGAGATTCCTCATCACCGACCGAGCTAACGTAGCCTCGCTTCTGAGTGGTGTTTCCACCTGAGGAGTGCTGGCGGGGCTCGGGTCGGGTGTCATTTGTTTGGGTGGGTCGCTGTTTCGCTGCTGCTTCTTTTGCGAATTTTGCTCttgtgtcttcttccatgcggaTAAAGTTGTGCGAGCGAGCGATGGCGTCGGAGACGGATTTTGTCGGGTATCGGTAGAGATCCTGACAGAATGTGGAGTCGACGTGCAAAGTGGTCATCAAAGATTCGACGGCGATATGGTCGGGAATATCAATCTTCGAGACAATAgctttgaacttctccatgaAGTCGAGGAGGCTTTGGCCGCTGGCGTGAGTGAGGTTCCACAAATCTGACACGGTCGCTTCctggttggtgaacatgatataatTCTTAAGGAAAGCCGTTGAGAGGTCGTGGAAACAGTCGACGGAGTTTTCTCTAAGGCTGGTGAACCAAGTAAGGGCCGGTCCTTCTAGGGTTTCAACGAAGAGTTGGCAGAAGCCGGCGTCTTTGTCTTCGTCGGTCAGGTTTGCGCGTCGCATCGCTATGTTGAAAGACGTGACGTGAGTAGAAGGGTCAGAGAGACCTTTGAATGTTGGAAGACGGAGTTTCTCCATCTTCTGGAGCCGCACGCCGGTAACCTTTTGCGTGAAGGGTGTACGAAGAGATTCCGCGAGTACATGCTCGATTTGGGGCGCGGATGTCATCACCTGGTGGATCTTCGAATTGATGTCGAGGACCGACTGTGTCAACGCGGCTAGTTCGCTTGCGGTGTGCGCGTTGATGTCGTTACCGGCGCTTTGGTTATTGTTGTCCCGCTTAGGTGCTACATTGGTGGTTCGTTCTGTGGCGAACAGGTGTCGACGATATTGCGCTGTTGAAGCTTCGGCGTTTGCAGCGATAGGAGCAAGGATTTTTGCTATCGCCGTGATTTGGTCAACTGCTGCCTTCTGCGCCGCTTCTTGTAGGGCGAGGTGTGCCAGGATGGTTTCCATAGACGCAGGAGGGGGGAGTGGAGTTACTGGTGTAGGTGTAGGTGTCACCTCTGGAGCCGGCGTCACCTCGAGAGCTTCGCGCTCCTCGCCTGACGAAGAACTGTCGTTGCTAACGACCATAGTTCTGACGTTACTTTGCTAgtggccccacggtgggcgccaactgtttgatcggaaaacggtaataaaGAAGATGTGGGTTTAACAAAGATGTCTTATTTATGGTCGGAGAAAATgttcagtcggttacaagaCAAATGAAGAGAATGCGACAGAGAGGAAGCCGGTGGCTCgatgagctaccggaaaagtacaactaacggcgagatgaagcaaaagtgaaaaccctaatctagccgccaagtgttagtcaaTGATTTTGGATCCTTTTCTCGTTGTTTCCCCTTTCCCTTATATAGTCGCCCTGATGTTTCgtccttgacctaatttacgccatcttggtgggcctcctctGCTGGGCCGAAAAGCCCGTAGGCGTCCGAGGAGGCGCTGAGCCGAATATACTTCAGTCGACGATGATCGACCAAAAGTATTCAAGAGTCAAAccgagagacctgactcttGAGCCAACCGATCGAGCCGTCGCTCTACCCAGTCCGGATCAGGCCTTTCTGTTCTTCGGGCCTTGTGGGgtggtcaaatccatcctctacaggGTATTGAACAATTCCTCACTTCCTCGGCTCGCCTTCAGATCTCCCCTCACCTCCGTTGGTTACAGAGAAGCAGCAATTCCAGGAGCGTTTCGACTTTGCCAACTCATCCTCTCGGGAGCAATCGAGTTTTGACGAGTTTTGTACGATTTGGTGAAGGTTGGAGCTTGTTTACAGAAGATCCAGAATTCATCAAGAACATCCCCTGTTCGTCTTTAAGTTTCAGATTACACATAATTCACCAAGAACAGGTTGCTAGTTTCTAAGTCTTCCGGCATTGATCATGGTTTGTTTTCTCATCTTCCATATCTCAATTCGATAACTTAAT contains these protein-coding regions:
- the LOC106362903 gene encoding uncharacterized protein LOC106362903, which codes for MPHNDPLLVDLDISECLVAKVLIDTGSSVDLIFRDTLDKMGVDLRDMKPSSRTLTGFNGASEQMIGTIRLPVYEGGITRTVKFYVIRAKSPYNAILETPWLHSMKAVPSTYHQCVKFPGKDGKTQTIRGDQQAARELLIATVKMQQQASLVNSVSKPLHKIYPQKEEVREVAIDESDPTKIIRVGVYLSDDICSRIISFIKDNASTFAWKTSDMKGIDPAVTSHELHIDPTFKPIRQKRRKLGPERSKAVNEGADRLLDAGFITEV